From the genome of Streptomyces sp. NBC_01341, one region includes:
- a CDS encoding dihydrodipicolinate synthase family protein — MTIQLPHGPYEPRTIPLDLKPSGAPLASRTVFSAAHVVADPYADVAPGDPAAVDWDATLAFRRHLWSHGLGVAEAMDTAQRGMGLDWAGAAELIRRSAAEAKAVGGRIACGVGTDQLTGPATLPEVRAAYEEQLALVEESGAQPILMASRALAAAADGPEDYLEAYAHLLRQATEPVVLHWLGPMFDPALDGYWGSTDLDAATDTFLKVIAEHPDKIDGIKVSLLDAEREVGVRRRLPGGVRCYTGDDFNYPELIAGDDRGFSHALLGIFDPLGPLAAHAVRILDTGDVQGFRDLLDPTVELSRHLFRAPTRFYKTGVVFLAWLAGHQDHFTMVGGLQSARSLPHLATAYELADRLGLFPDPGLAESRMRALLAVHGGGR, encoded by the coding sequence GTGACCATCCAGCTCCCGCACGGTCCGTACGAACCCCGGACGATTCCGCTCGACCTGAAGCCGTCCGGCGCGCCGCTCGCCTCCCGCACGGTGTTCTCCGCCGCGCACGTCGTGGCCGACCCGTACGCGGACGTCGCCCCCGGCGACCCCGCCGCCGTCGACTGGGACGCCACCCTCGCCTTCCGCCGCCACCTCTGGTCACACGGCCTGGGGGTCGCCGAGGCCATGGACACCGCCCAGCGCGGCATGGGCCTGGACTGGGCCGGGGCCGCCGAACTCATCCGCCGCTCCGCCGCCGAGGCCAAGGCCGTGGGCGGGAGGATCGCCTGCGGTGTGGGCACCGACCAGCTCACGGGCCCGGCAACCCTGCCCGAGGTGCGCGCGGCGTACGAGGAGCAGCTCGCCCTGGTCGAGGAGAGCGGCGCGCAGCCCATCCTGATGGCCTCCCGCGCACTCGCCGCCGCGGCGGACGGCCCCGAGGACTACCTGGAGGCGTACGCCCACCTCCTGCGCCAGGCCACCGAGCCGGTCGTCCTGCACTGGCTCGGCCCCATGTTCGACCCGGCTCTGGACGGGTACTGGGGCAGCACGGACCTCGACGCCGCCACCGACACCTTCCTCAAGGTCATCGCGGAGCACCCGGACAAGATCGACGGCATCAAGGTCTCGCTCCTGGACGCCGAGCGGGAGGTCGGCGTCCGCCGTCGTCTCCCCGGCGGGGTGCGCTGCTACACCGGTGACGACTTCAACTACCCCGAGCTGATCGCGGGCGACGACCGGGGCTTCAGCCACGCGCTGCTCGGCATCTTCGACCCGCTCGGCCCGCTGGCCGCACACGCGGTGCGGATCCTGGACACCGGGGACGTACAGGGGTTCCGGGATCTCCTCGATCCCACGGTCGAGCTGTCCCGCCACCTCTTCCGGGCGCCGACCCGCTTCTACAAGACGGGCGTGGTGTTCCTCGCCTGGCTCGCGGGCCACCAGGACCACTTCACGATGGTCGGCGGCCTGCAGTCGGCCCGTTCGCTGCCGCACCTGGCGACGGCGTACGAACTGGCCGACCGGCTGGGCCTGTTCCCCGACCCGGGGCTGGCCGAGTCCCGCATGCGCGCGCTGCTGGCCGTCCACGGAGGTGGCCGATGA
- the recD2 gene encoding SF1B family DNA helicase RecD2, with the protein MSNTAVLEGVLERITYANEENGYTVARVDTGRGAGDLLTVVGSLLGAQPGESLRMEGRWGTHPQFGRQFQVDNYTTVLPATIQGIRRYLGSGLIKGIGPVMADRITTHFGVDTLDIIEQQPKRLVEVPGLGPKRTKMIAAAWEEQKAIKEVMVFLQTVGVSTSIAVRIYKKYEDASISVVKNQPYRLAADVWGIGFLTADRIAQAVGIPHDSPERVKAGLQYALSQSTDQGHCFLPEERLIADGVKLLQVDTGLVIDCLAELAEDPEGVVRERVPGPEDGQPVTAVYLVPFHRAEISLAAQVQRLLRTPEDRMRAFQDVDWDKALTWLARRTGATLAPEQEAAVRLALSRKVAVLTGGPGCGKSFTVRSVVELARARNAKVVLAAPTGRAAKRLSELTGAEASTVHRLLELKPGGDAAYDRERPLDADLVVVDEASMLDLLLANKLVKAVAPGAHLLLVGDVDQLPSVGAGEVLRDLLAEGGPVPAVRLTTIFRQAQKSGVVTNAHRINSGVPPLTQGLDDFFLFVEDETEDAGVLAVDVAARRIPARFGLNPRRDVQVLAPMHRGPAGAGHLNGLLQQAITPGRPDLPEKRFGGRVFRVGDKVTQIRNNYDKGENGVFNGTVGIVTALDPDEQRLTVLTDEDEEIVYDFDELDELAHAYAMTIHRSQGSEYPAVVVPVTTSAWMMLQRNLLYTAVTRAKRLVVLVGSRKAIGQAVRTVSAGRRCTALDFRLRSDTAGDFPEK; encoded by the coding sequence ATGTCCAACACGGCCGTGCTCGAAGGTGTCCTGGAGCGGATCACCTACGCCAACGAGGAGAACGGCTACACCGTCGCCCGCGTCGACACCGGCCGCGGGGCCGGCGACCTGCTCACCGTCGTCGGCTCGCTGCTCGGTGCCCAGCCCGGTGAGTCCCTGCGGATGGAGGGGCGTTGGGGCACCCATCCGCAGTTCGGCAGGCAGTTCCAGGTCGACAACTACACGACGGTCCTCCCGGCCACCATCCAGGGCATCCGCCGTTACCTCGGGTCGGGCCTGATCAAGGGCATCGGCCCCGTCATGGCCGACCGCATCACCACCCACTTCGGCGTGGACACCCTCGACATCATCGAGCAGCAGCCGAAACGCCTGGTCGAGGTGCCGGGTCTCGGCCCGAAACGCACGAAGATGATCGCCGCGGCGTGGGAGGAGCAGAAGGCGATCAAGGAGGTCATGGTCTTCCTCCAGACCGTCGGTGTGTCCACCTCCATCGCGGTCCGCATCTACAAGAAGTACGAGGACGCGTCGATCTCCGTCGTGAAGAACCAGCCCTACCGGCTGGCCGCCGACGTCTGGGGCATCGGCTTCCTCACCGCCGACCGCATCGCCCAGGCCGTCGGCATCCCTCACGACAGCCCCGAGCGGGTCAAGGCCGGACTCCAGTACGCGCTGTCGCAGTCCACCGACCAGGGGCACTGCTTCCTGCCCGAGGAGCGGCTGATCGCGGACGGGGTCAAGCTCCTCCAGGTGGACACCGGGCTCGTCATCGACTGCCTCGCCGAACTCGCCGAGGACCCGGAAGGTGTCGTGCGCGAGAGGGTGCCGGGGCCCGAGGACGGGCAGCCCGTCACAGCCGTGTACCTGGTGCCGTTCCACCGCGCCGAGATCTCCCTCGCGGCCCAGGTGCAGCGCCTGCTGCGTACACCGGAGGACCGGATGCGGGCGTTCCAGGACGTCGACTGGGACAAGGCGCTGACCTGGCTCGCCCGGCGTACGGGCGCGACGCTCGCCCCCGAGCAGGAGGCTGCCGTCCGGCTCGCGCTCAGCAGGAAGGTCGCCGTGCTCACCGGCGGCCCCGGCTGCGGGAAGTCGTTCACCGTCCGCTCCGTGGTCGAGCTGGCCCGCGCCCGGAACGCGAAGGTGGTGCTGGCCGCTCCCACCGGGCGGGCGGCGAAGCGGCTGTCCGAGCTGACCGGCGCCGAGGCGTCCACCGTGCACCGGCTCCTGGAATTGAAGCCCGGCGGGGACGCCGCCTACGACCGGGAACGGCCGCTGGACGCCGACCTGGTCGTCGTCGACGAGGCGTCGATGCTGGATCTGCTGCTCGCCAACAAGCTCGTCAAGGCGGTGGCACCCGGTGCCCATCTCCTGCTGGTCGGCGATGTGGACCAGCTTCCCTCGGTCGGCGCGGGGGAGGTGCTGCGGGATCTGCTCGCCGAGGGCGGGCCCGTCCCCGCCGTCCGGCTGACGACCATCTTCCGGCAGGCCCAGAAGTCCGGCGTCGTGACCAACGCCCACCGGATCAACTCCGGGGTGCCGCCCCTGACCCAGGGGCTGGACGACTTCTTCCTGTTCGTCGAGGACGAGACGGAGGACGCCGGCGTACTCGCCGTCGATGTCGCCGCCCGCCGCATCCCCGCCAGGTTCGGTCTGAACCCACGCCGTGACGTACAGGTCCTCGCCCCGATGCACCGCGGCCCGGCAGGCGCCGGCCATCTCAACGGGCTGCTCCAGCAGGCCATCACCCCCGGACGCCCGGACCTGCCCGAGAAGCGGTTCGGAGGGCGGGTCTTCCGGGTAGGCGACAAGGTGACACAGATCAGAAACAACTATGACAAAGGGGAGAACGGTGTATTCAACGGCACGGTCGGCATCGTCACCGCCCTCGACCCGGACGAGCAGAGGCTGACGGTCCTGACGGACGAGGACGAGGAGATCGTCTACGACTTCGACGAACTGGACGAGCTGGCCCACGCCTATGCGATGACGATCCACCGCTCGCAGGGCAGCGAGTACCCGGCGGTGGTCGTTCCCGTCACGACCAGCGCCTGGATGATGCTGCAGCGGAACCTGCTGTACACCGCGGTGACCAGGGCCAAGAGGCTTGTCGTGCTGGTCGGTTCACGGAAGGCCATCGGTCAGGCGGTCCGCACCGTTTCCGCAGGCAGACGCTGTACGGCACTGGATTTCCGGCTTCGGAGCGATACGGCCGGAGACTTCCCGGAAAAATGA
- a CDS encoding Gfo/Idh/MocA family protein, which yields MTRRTVRIAMNGVTGRMGYRQHLVRSILAIREQGGLDLGDGDVLWPEPVLVGRRAHALEALAARHGLTEWSTDLDAVLADESVDLYFDAQVTSARVDAIKKAIAAGKHVYTEKPTATDVEGALELARLARDAGIKHGVVQDKIFLPGLLKLKRLIDGGFFGEILSVRGEFGYWVFEGDWQDAQRPSWNYRAEDGGGIVVDMFPHWEYVLHELFGQVTSVSALVRTHIPQRWDEQGKPYAATADDAAYGTFQLAGGAVAQINSSWAVRVNRDELVEFQVDGTHGSAVAGLRSCRVQHRSATPKPVWNPDLPVTEPFRDQWQEVPDNTVFDNGFKAQWELFLRHVVLDEPYTWDLMAGARGVQLAELGLRSSAEGRRFDVPELSL from the coding sequence GTGACACGCAGGACAGTGCGCATCGCCATGAACGGCGTCACGGGACGCATGGGATACCGGCAGCACCTGGTGCGCTCGATCCTCGCGATCCGGGAGCAGGGCGGCCTCGACCTCGGCGACGGCGACGTGCTGTGGCCCGAGCCCGTGCTCGTCGGCCGCCGCGCCCACGCGCTGGAGGCGCTCGCGGCCCGGCACGGTCTGACCGAGTGGTCCACGGACCTCGACGCGGTCCTCGCCGACGAATCCGTCGACCTCTACTTCGACGCCCAGGTCACCTCCGCCCGCGTCGACGCGATCAAGAAGGCGATCGCCGCCGGCAAGCACGTCTACACCGAGAAGCCCACCGCCACCGACGTCGAGGGAGCCCTGGAACTCGCCCGCCTCGCCCGTGACGCCGGCATCAAGCACGGCGTCGTCCAGGACAAGATCTTCCTGCCGGGCCTGCTCAAGCTGAAGCGCCTCATCGACGGCGGATTCTTCGGCGAGATCCTTTCCGTGCGGGGCGAGTTCGGCTACTGGGTCTTCGAAGGCGACTGGCAGGACGCCCAGCGCCCCTCCTGGAACTACCGCGCGGAAGACGGCGGCGGCATCGTCGTCGACATGTTCCCGCACTGGGAGTACGTCCTGCACGAGCTGTTCGGCCAGGTCACGAGCGTCTCGGCGCTTGTGCGGACGCACATCCCGCAGCGCTGGGACGAACAGGGCAAGCCCTACGCCGCCACCGCCGACGACGCCGCCTACGGCACCTTCCAGCTCGCGGGCGGCGCCGTCGCCCAGATCAACTCCTCCTGGGCCGTGCGCGTCAACCGCGACGAACTCGTCGAGTTCCAGGTCGACGGCACCCACGGCTCCGCCGTCGCCGGGCTGCGCAGCTGCCGCGTCCAGCACCGCTCCGCCACGCCCAAGCCGGTCTGGAACCCTGACCTGCCGGTCACCGAGCCCTTCCGCGACCAGTGGCAGGAGGTCCCGGACAACACGGTGTTCGACAACGGCTTCAAGGCCCAGTGGGAACTCTTCCTGCGCCACGTCGTCCTCGACGAGCCCTACACCTGGGACCTCATGGCCGGCGCCCGCGGCGTCCAGCTCGCCGAACTCGGCCTCAGGTCGTCGGCCGAGGGCCGCCGCTTCGACGTACCGGAGCTGAGCCTGTGA
- a CDS encoding glycosyltransferase family 2 protein encodes MPRLKVSVIVPVHNTGKYVDECAPSLLGQSLPADEYEVIYVDDGSTDDTLARLEKLAAAHRHVHVHTQPNSGWPGAPRNLGMAHAKGEYVQFVDHDDMLGPEALERLYEHATRNRADVVIGKMSSTMVRPRRLFRHTLDNCTIENDELMQSMSPHKMFRRAFVEQHGLRFPEGPWIMEDLAFVTAAYLKAERISVLADYPCYYWMKRDDGGNNTRHRFNPRHGFWPNLRTVIGLIKDGTDPSDDIDALQNRLLHRLYHVEVLSRAREPEILREDPAEQRRRFDTAREVALEEFPAAVRRGLPAVSGLRAELLERGAFDGASAFAEHVSAVSVRSTLGTPYWQDGCLVADIMLELLRGDGEPMVLTERDGTWWLDPELLTGVTGAEDGWEVRDPFRMAYAELVVKDRDREDWWYPEGDLEVRLQPAGEGRSLLRASGRLRLDPQRLAGGQRLERGVYDVWAFVNLLGIDRMVRVTGQGAPSGPAAGPALLDGGLGLPYWTTGRGQLALDMDQRLRGLGPDTAGASAANAGRGELTLPLPYIAAVPGAPARVKVTVAALKVTAEVVPDPEGPTALLRLPARLKLPDGRHPVTLPKAAAPVAYAVVRGGTLLRLEGPAYEAGTGRRILDTVADNRQVRRVRRRLPGRAR; translated from the coding sequence ATGCCCAGACTCAAAGTCAGCGTGATCGTGCCCGTCCACAACACCGGGAAATACGTCGACGAGTGCGCCCCGTCGCTGCTCGGGCAGAGCCTTCCGGCCGACGAGTACGAGGTCATCTACGTCGACGACGGCTCCACGGACGACACCCTGGCACGGCTGGAGAAGCTCGCGGCGGCACACCGCCACGTCCACGTGCACACCCAGCCCAACTCCGGCTGGCCGGGCGCGCCGCGCAACCTCGGCATGGCGCACGCCAAGGGCGAGTACGTGCAGTTCGTCGACCACGACGACATGCTCGGACCCGAGGCCCTCGAGCGGCTGTACGAGCACGCGACACGCAACCGGGCCGACGTGGTGATCGGCAAGATGTCCAGCACGATGGTGCGGCCCCGGCGGCTGTTCCGGCACACGCTGGACAACTGCACCATCGAGAACGACGAACTCATGCAGAGCATGTCGCCGCACAAGATGTTCCGTCGTGCCTTCGTCGAGCAGCACGGACTGCGCTTCCCCGAGGGCCCGTGGATCATGGAGGACCTGGCCTTCGTCACCGCCGCCTATCTGAAGGCGGAACGGATATCGGTCCTTGCCGACTACCCCTGCTACTACTGGATGAAGCGGGACGACGGTGGCAACAACACCCGTCACCGGTTCAATCCACGGCACGGATTCTGGCCCAATCTCCGTACCGTCATCGGCTTGATCAAGGACGGCACGGACCCCTCCGACGACATCGACGCGTTGCAGAACCGGCTCCTCCACCGCCTCTACCACGTCGAGGTCCTGTCCAGGGCCCGCGAGCCCGAGATCCTGCGCGAGGACCCGGCCGAGCAGCGCCGGCGATTCGACACGGCCCGCGAGGTGGCGCTGGAGGAGTTCCCGGCCGCCGTACGGCGTGGGCTGCCCGCGGTGAGCGGTCTGCGGGCCGAGCTGCTCGAACGCGGCGCCTTCGACGGTGCGTCCGCGTTCGCGGAGCACGTCAGCGCCGTGTCCGTCCGCAGCACGCTCGGCACCCCGTACTGGCAGGACGGCTGCCTCGTGGCCGACATCATGCTGGAACTGCTGCGCGGTGACGGAGAGCCGATGGTCCTGACCGAACGCGACGGGACGTGGTGGCTCGACCCGGAGCTGCTGACCGGCGTGACGGGGGCCGAGGACGGATGGGAGGTCCGCGACCCGTTCCGGATGGCGTACGCGGAACTGGTCGTCAAGGACCGGGACCGGGAGGACTGGTGGTACCCGGAAGGCGACCTGGAGGTGCGGCTGCAGCCGGCGGGGGAGGGCAGGTCCCTGCTCCGCGCCTCCGGGCGACTGCGCCTCGACCCGCAGCGGCTGGCCGGCGGACAGCGGCTCGAGCGCGGGGTGTACGACGTGTGGGCTTTCGTCAACCTGCTGGGCATCGACCGGATGGTCCGCGTGACCGGGCAGGGCGCTCCCAGCGGGCCGGCGGCGGGCCCGGCGCTTCTCGACGGAGGGCTCGGGCTCCCGTACTGGACCACCGGCCGCGGTCAGCTCGCCCTCGACATGGACCAGCGCCTGCGCGGACTCGGCCCCGACACGGCCGGTGCCTCGGCAGCGAACGCCGGGCGGGGGGAGCTGACGCTCCCGCTGCCGTACATCGCCGCGGTGCCCGGAGCCCCGGCCCGCGTCAAGGTCACCGTGGCCGCCCTGAAGGTCACCGCCGAAGTGGTCCCCGACCCTGAGGGGCCGACGGCGCTGCTGCGCCTCCCCGCCCGTCTGAAGCTGCCGGACGGACGCCATCCGGTCACCCTGCCGAAGGCGGCCGCGCCGGTCGCGTACGCCGTGGTCCGCGGCGGCACACTGCTCCGGCTGGAGGGCCCGGCCTACGAGGCGGGCACCGGGCGCCGGATCCTCGACACGGTCGCCGACAACCGTCAGGTCCGGCGCGTACGGCGACGGCTGCCCGGCCGGGCGCGCTGA
- a CDS encoding DUF6584 family protein, with translation MALTDTLARVDGDLAAGRIPMARQRLRGLVSSFPHDHTLRRRLAEVYRLYGDPAEAGRWMYLEQDRSADETAAFDARYTDPVRRMRALAWRGPEAAAGSAFAVGELASARRSASASAGRALDWDTLPDTGNGTADDGSFGQSLAALGCLAVTLVFLAIWVNGLVGLFD, from the coding sequence ATGGCACTGACCGACACCCTGGCGCGCGTCGACGGCGACCTCGCCGCCGGGCGCATACCGATGGCACGACAGCGGCTGCGCGGGCTGGTCTCGTCCTTCCCGCACGACCACACACTGCGCCGCCGGCTGGCCGAGGTGTACCGGCTGTACGGCGACCCCGCCGAGGCCGGACGCTGGATGTACCTGGAGCAGGACCGCTCCGCCGACGAGACCGCCGCCTTCGACGCGCGGTACACCGATCCCGTGCGCCGGATGAGGGCCCTGGCCTGGCGTGGACCGGAGGCGGCCGCGGGTTCGGCCTTCGCCGTGGGGGAGCTGGCATCCGCACGGCGCTCGGCGAGCGCCTCCGCGGGCCGGGCTCTCGACTGGGACACCCTCCCGGACACCGGGAACGGCACCGCGGACGACGGCTCCTTCGGGCAGTCCCTGGCCGCCCTGGGATGCCTGGCCGTCACGCTCGTGTTCCTCGCGATCTGGGTGAACGGACTGGTCGGCCTCTTCGACTGA
- a CDS encoding sugar phosphate isomerase/epimerase family protein — translation MSTALSRLSVNQETVRQLSLPDLVEACTASGIGQVGLWRAPVQAYGVERAGKLFREAGLAVTSLCRGGFLTATDPAERARALRDNRAAIDEAAGVGTDTLVLVSGGLPDGQKDLHAARERIADALAELAPYAQERGVRLAIEPLHPMFASDRCVVSTLSQALDLAERFPAEQVGVVVDAYHVWWDDTAPAQIARAGAGGRIHSFQLADWITPLPAGVLVGRGQLGDGCVDFRALRAQVEAAGFDGPIEVEIFNESLWARDGAEVVAEVAARYTDHAC, via the coding sequence ATGAGCACCGCCCTGTCCCGCCTGTCCGTCAACCAGGAGACGGTCCGGCAGCTCTCCCTGCCGGACCTCGTCGAGGCCTGCACCGCGTCCGGGATCGGACAGGTGGGCCTCTGGCGGGCCCCCGTGCAGGCGTACGGGGTGGAGCGCGCGGGGAAGCTGTTCAGGGAGGCGGGCCTCGCCGTCACCAGCCTCTGCCGGGGCGGCTTCCTCACCGCGACCGACCCCGCCGAGCGTGCCCGCGCCCTGCGGGACAACCGGGCGGCGATCGACGAGGCCGCCGGCGTGGGCACCGACACCCTGGTCCTCGTCTCGGGCGGACTCCCGGACGGGCAGAAGGACCTGCACGCCGCCCGGGAGCGGATCGCCGACGCACTGGCCGAACTCGCGCCGTACGCACAGGAACGCGGCGTGCGGCTCGCCATCGAACCGCTGCACCCGATGTTCGCGTCGGACCGCTGCGTCGTCTCCACCCTGTCCCAGGCGCTGGACCTCGCCGAGCGGTTCCCCGCCGAGCAGGTCGGCGTGGTGGTCGACGCGTACCACGTCTGGTGGGACGACACGGCGCCCGCGCAGATCGCGCGGGCCGGTGCGGGCGGCCGGATCCACTCCTTCCAGCTCGCCGACTGGATCACTCCGCTTCCGGCCGGAGTCCTTGTGGGCCGAGGTCAGCTGGGGGACGGCTGCGTGGACTTCCGTGCGCTCCGCGCCCAGGTGGAGGCGGCCGGGTTCGACGGACCGATCGAGGTCGAGATCTTCAATGAGAGTCTGTGGGCCCGCGACGGCGCCGAGGTGGTCGCGGAAGTCGCCGCGCGTTACACGGATCATGCCTGCTGA
- a CDS encoding class I SAM-dependent methyltransferase: MDRNIRSVDDVLKLMDSLFAPEADRWTQGAGAWWDGFYADRSKPVPFFVAKPDENLVSCLDRALITPGRALDLGCGPGRNALFLASRGFDVDAVDLSPGAIAWARERAVEAGADVRFHCGDAFAEGAPAGPYDLIHDSGCFHHLPPHRRVSYLGFLERNLVPGGHLVLGCFASGAMGSELPDAAFYGEAGLLGGLAYTPEELRWIFADLEEIELRRMRDEPAGSPLFGKDFLWTALFRKPYRTS; encoded by the coding sequence ATGGACCGGAACATACGCTCGGTGGACGACGTCCTGAAGCTCATGGACAGCCTGTTCGCGCCGGAGGCCGACCGGTGGACGCAAGGGGCGGGGGCCTGGTGGGACGGCTTCTACGCGGACAGGTCGAAGCCTGTGCCCTTCTTCGTGGCGAAGCCCGACGAGAATCTCGTCTCCTGTCTCGACAGGGCCCTGATCACGCCGGGGCGCGCCCTCGATCTCGGCTGCGGCCCGGGGCGCAACGCGCTGTTCCTCGCCTCGCGGGGCTTCGACGTCGACGCGGTCGACCTGTCGCCCGGCGCCATCGCCTGGGCCCGCGAACGAGCCGTCGAGGCGGGAGCGGATGTCCGGTTCCACTGCGGTGACGCCTTCGCCGAGGGGGCGCCGGCCGGGCCGTACGACCTGATCCACGACTCCGGCTGCTTCCACCACCTGCCGCCCCACCGCCGCGTCAGCTACCTGGGGTTCCTGGAACGCAACCTCGTTCCGGGCGGACACCTCGTCCTCGGCTGCTTCGCCTCCGGTGCGATGGGGTCCGAACTGCCCGACGCGGCCTTCTACGGCGAGGCGGGCCTGCTCGGCGGCCTCGCCTACACGCCCGAGGAGCTGCGCTGGATCTTCGCCGACCTGGAGGAGATCGAACTCCGGCGGATGCGGGACGAGCCGGCCGGCTCCCCCCTCTTCGGCAAGGACTTCCTCTGGACCGCACTCTTCCGGAAGCCGTACCGGACGTCCTGA
- a CDS encoding LacI family DNA-binding transcriptional regulator, producing MTVTLADVAARARVSPATVSRVLNGNYPVASSTRERVLRAVDDLDYVLNGPASSLAAATSDLVGILVNDIADPFFGIMAGAAQSQIGGPGDGSGRAGGEKLAVVCNTGGSPERELTYLTLLQRQRAAAVVLTGGALEDPAHQAAMTAKLTKLADAGTRVVLCGRPPLQEGDAVLAALAFDNRGGARRLTEHLIALGHRRVGYVAGPLERTTTRHRLEGHREAMKAAGLYGDEENVTVHGPYDRSSGYDATLELLRREPGITAVVAANDTVALGACAALRDRGLRIPEDVSVAGFDDLPFSVDAVPALTTVRLPLYEAGARAGRLAMGKETPPPGGIVTIEAEVMERGSTAPPSR from the coding sequence ATGACAGTCACCCTGGCGGACGTCGCGGCCCGCGCCCGGGTGTCCCCGGCCACCGTGTCCCGTGTCCTGAACGGCAACTACCCGGTGGCGTCGTCCACCCGGGAACGGGTCCTGCGCGCGGTGGACGACCTGGACTACGTGCTGAACGGCCCCGCCAGTTCACTCGCCGCCGCCACGTCCGACCTCGTGGGCATCCTGGTCAACGACATCGCCGACCCGTTCTTCGGGATCATGGCCGGGGCGGCGCAGAGCCAGATCGGCGGGCCCGGCGACGGGTCCGGACGGGCGGGCGGGGAGAAACTCGCCGTCGTCTGCAACACCGGCGGATCCCCCGAGCGCGAACTCACCTATCTGACACTGCTCCAGCGCCAGCGGGCCGCCGCCGTCGTCCTCACCGGCGGCGCGCTGGAGGACCCCGCCCACCAGGCCGCGATGACGGCGAAACTCACGAAGCTCGCGGACGCCGGGACCAGGGTCGTCCTCTGCGGACGGCCGCCGCTCCAGGAGGGCGACGCCGTGCTCGCCGCGCTGGCCTTCGACAACCGGGGCGGGGCCAGGCGCCTGACCGAGCATCTGATCGCCCTGGGGCACCGGCGCGTCGGTTACGTCGCCGGCCCGCTGGAGCGCACCACGACCCGGCACCGGCTGGAGGGCCATCGCGAGGCCATGAAGGCGGCGGGGCTGTACGGCGACGAGGAGAACGTCACCGTGCACGGCCCGTACGACAGGAGCTCCGGCTACGACGCCACACTCGAACTCCTGCGCCGCGAGCCCGGCATCACGGCGGTGGTCGCCGCCAACGACACGGTGGCACTGGGTGCCTGCGCCGCCCTCCGGGACCGGGGGCTCCGCATCCCCGAGGACGTCTCGGTGGCCGGCTTCGACGACCTGCCGTTCTCGGTCGACGCCGTACCCGCGCTGACGACCGTACGGCTCCCCCTCTACGAGGCCGGGGCGCGCGCAGGACGGCTGGCGATGGGCAAGGAGACCCCGCCGCCCGGGGGCATCGTGACCATCGAGGCCGAAGTCATGGAACGCGGATCGACGGCACCGCCTTCCCGCTGA